The Callospermophilus lateralis isolate mCalLat2 chromosome 18, mCalLat2.hap1, whole genome shotgun sequence nucleotide sequence TTTGGGGTTGTTCTCAGAACATCAGGTGCCAGCTGGGGGAGTGAGGAGGCCCACCTGGAAAGAGGTGCAGGATGGCGCCTCAGGGGACAGCAGCGCTGACAAGGGCAGGGGAGTAGATGCCAGCATCCTGAGCCCACATGTGGTCTGAGAGGGGCACAGCTGGAGAGCTGCCGCAGACCCAAGCTCCTGgggtgccttgaatgtcaagggaAGAGAAATTTCTCGAAGGACTTGATCTCCCACGTGGTGGCTCTCCAGCTCCCCTACCCCTAGGCCTGGGGTTGAGAGGGTTGCTGGCCAGTGTGTGGAATGTGGGAAGGGGTGGGGGTATTCCTTTAAATGGCTGCTGAGGGAGGGAGTTCTGGAACTTTGGCTGCCTCACAGACACCCAGtctcccttcccccacccctCTGGGCTCCGAGTCTAAGAAGCCCCAGGGAGCTGAGTGTGAGTCACTTGGGCGGGAAGGACACTGGGCAGGTTGAAAGGACATTCCACCTGTGGAGGGAGGCCCCTGGGAAGAGGTTCTGGAGCAGAGCTGAGGCCTGGGGTGAAGGTCTCAGGGGCCTCCATGGGGGGGTCTCAAAGTCCCTAGTAGGAAGGTTTGGGCACCAGGACTGAGGGTCTGGGGGGAGGGGCAGTGGGTCCCCAGGCAGAGTTACTAAGGGAGGGACCTGGGGCGTGGGGGTCTAAAGGAAGGGGGTCTTCAGGTTCCCAGGAGTAGCGGCCCCAGAAAGGGGTACTGGGGACCAGAGACATCCTGAAGCGGGGCCTCTGGGGTGTGGCCAATCCTGCCTGTGTGGTCCTTGGCAGCAGCCTCCTTGGCATGGGGGTGAAGCGGAGCCTTCAGAGCGGGGGCACTTTGCTCACCATCTTGGCCAACGTCCTCACGGTGCTGTCCACTGCCACCAACTACTGGACCCGCCACCACCAGGGCCACAGTGGCCTGTGGCAGGAATGTACCAAAAACACCTGCTCCAACATCCCCTGCCAGAGTGAGGCCCGCCCTCCCAGATGTCAGACCACACTTGTGAGCCCCCCAGACAGCCCCGACTCTCAGACACAAAAGCTGGGCCCAAGAGCAGGCGCCCGCCCCGCCCCTTTCACTCCAGGCCCAGATCCAGCTGCCTTCCATGGCTCGGGCCACTTGTGAACCAGATTCCCTGCCACGACATTAACCGCCCATCCCGACGTGACCTCTAGGTCCCCAACCAAACACCTGACTCTGGGTCGGGAAAGCTGGGCTCTTGGCGGGTGGACTTGTTGGCCAGGACAGCTCCACCTGGCGACCGAAGCGGTCGCAGGAGGGGCAGCTCCCGCTCAGGGCTGATGCGGCCCACTCTCCCCAGCCACGCTGGCCGTTACCGCGGCGTGCATGGTGCTGACGGCTGGCTTTGGCATCGTGGCCATGGTGATGGGGATGCGGATTACGTGCCACAAGGGCGAGCCGCTGCGGGCCCGGACTACAGTCTCCTTGCTCTTCCTTAGCGGTGAGAGGCAGCAGCCACCAGCAGAGGGTGGGCCGGGGAGTGACCAAGGGGCTTGAGCTGGGCGGGAAACAAAGGTGTGGGGCATTATTTGGAGCAGGAGGAACTAAGGGGCAGGACTCGACGCCGGGCTTCGAGGGGGGATGGGCGTGGTCACAACGGGGCGGTTCTTAGGGGTGTGGCCTGGGTGGTGCCGAGGTGTAGACCCGCCTGGCCATGCTCACCTGGCGGGCGGGCGTGGcccagggctgctgctgctgaccGCCCTGATAGGCTACACGGTGAAGAATGCCTGGAAGGACGACGTCTTCTTCTCCTGGTCCTATTTTTTGGGATGGCTGGCTTTACCCTTCTATATTCTCGCGGGTAATTTGGACAGTCGGGAAGAGGGTTGAAGAGACTGTCCAGAAGACCCCCTCCCCCCGAGACTCCCCAGAGGACCCCCTGCCCCGAGACTCCCCAGCCACTCCCCCGGGACACCCCACAGTGACTTCCAAACGTACTCCACTCCATACTCCCGCGGACCCAGCAGAGACGCCCTTGGCACCCCAAATCCCAGTCCCCCGGGCCCGCCTGGTCATCGGCCCCTGGGCCCACTTTCCTCCACCCGCCTCCGCTCCCCTCCCTCCCGCCAGGCTTCTGCTTTCTCCTGGCGGACATGATCCTGCAAAGCACCGATGCCATCAGTGGATTCCCCGTGTGCCTGTAACCGCGTCTGCCTGGGACAGAATAAAGGAACGGCTTTTATCGCCATGGCTCCAAGTGCATTTCTGGGGGACGCGGGGACACGGGGTCGCTGACGTGGGGGTATATAGAGGCTCAGGGGGGACAGAAGGGCTCGGCCTAGAGGGAATGCGGAAGCGGAGGAGGGGACGCGAATATGGAAACACGAAGCTGGAGTGGACACAGGAGAGTGGAGCCACGAGGGGACGTGGGTGCTTAGAGAGGGTATGGCGACAACGCAGCGGGAAAGTGGAGACGGGGGTGGACGCGGATACGGAGGCGATGGGAAACGCCGGCAGGGAGAGAACCTGAGGACTCAGAGGCGTAGAACAAGGGCACGGGGTGGGGACCTGGGCACGGGGATTTAGAGAGGAGGAAGAAGGATCTGGAGGGACACCGGGAGGAGCTTAGAGAAGCCGGGAGTCCGTCCCTCCCGGCAGAGCCGCCCTTGGCAGCGCTACCTTTCCCCTACTTTCCCGCCACGCCCCGGGTCCCGCCTCTCTCCCGGGGATCCGCCTCCCATTGGCTCCCTCCCTCCGGCCTTCTGATTGGTTCCCTATCGGGGCGGGGTAACGGGACCGTGGTGGTTGACTGGCTGGCCGCGAGGTGCGCAGGCGCAGAGACGGGGCGGGCGGGGGAGGTGGCGGACGGAGCGGCCGGGTGCTGGCTGACCCAGCAAGTGGCTGCGGC carries:
- the Cldnd2 gene encoding claudin domain-containing protein 2: MGVKRSLQSGGTLLTILANVLTVLSTATNYWTRHHQGHSGLWQECTKNTCSNIPCQTTLAVTAACMVLTAGFGIVAMVMGMRITCHKGEPLRARTTVSLLFLSGLLLLTALIGYTVKNAWKDDVFFSWSYFLGWLALPFYILAGFCFLLADMILQSTDAISGFPVCL